The following coding sequences lie in one Colias croceus chromosome 1, ilColCroc2.1 genomic window:
- the LOC123693315 gene encoding probable ATP-dependent RNA helicase Dbp73D yields the protein MDLFIINRYKETDENNDVSESLHLQRLKEQIEERKKVSAKKVSLDVSSSTLNEEVLNESKENLDLPETNTNSIEIKSQPDIEKTLKTEIKKDETNKRMSDFQVLGSSDFEKKPQVERVLPYWLSHAYGVSKNLQKLTCKVEEQAWLHNILKENLAREGVTHLFPVQEQVIPFILQEHKLPAPLWPHDVCVSAPTGSGKTLSFVLPIIQTLMPELGHHIRALIVLPVQELAAQVAAVFRKYCTNTGLKVALLSGSIPWQKEQQQILRYTDTHGWISEVDIIVCTAGRLVEHLQNTEGFSLKYLKFLVIDEADRIMDNIQNDWLYHLYKHIKLEGHATNKIAHLNWDFICDTKAPPHKLLFSATLSPDPELLEQWGLFQPKLFSVAPISDSLNKLQIKKYTTPDELQEQFVLCSTEEKPLVLYHFLVEQKWDKVLCFTNSGQSAHRLTVLLNNWAQNQIKIAELSASLDRSSRDNVLKKFKKCEINVIISTDALARGIDIPDCNYVISYDPPKNIKTYVHRIGRTGRAGNLGNAVTILVQNQMQMFKEILQSGGKAEIPQIEVTSDKLTPLIGSYQLAISSTKQSIYVENNTKVKKSIELKRGAKTKSRKRKHSESKNTN from the exons atggatttatttataatcaatag GTATAAAGAAACCGACGAAAATAATGATGTCTCAGAATCCTTGCATCTACAAAGGCTCAAGGAACAAAttgaagaaagaaaaaaagtctctgctaaaaaagtttcactcgACGTATCATCATCGACATTGAACGAAGAAGTATTAAATGAATCAAAAGAAAATTTGGACCTCCCAGAAACTAACACGAATAGCATAGAAATTAAGTCTCaaccagatattgaaaaaactttgaaaactgaaattaaaaaagatgaaacaaataaacgtATGAGCGATTTCCAAGTATTGGGTAGTagtgattttgaaaaaaaacctcag GTTGAACGAGTCTTACCATACTGGTTATCCCATGCATATGGTGTATCCAAAAACTTGCAAAAGCTAACTTGCAAAGTGGAAGAACAAGCTTGGttacacaatatattaaaGGAGAATTTGGCTAGAGAAGGTGTCACACATTTATTTCCAGTCCAAGAGCAAGTTATACCATTTATACTGCAGGAACATAAGCTACCTGCTCCACTGTGGCCTCATGATGTGTGCGTCTCCGCCCCAACAGGCAGTGGCAAAACGTTATCTTTTGTTCTGCCAATAATAcag ACACTTATGCCTGAATTAGGACATCACATAAGAGCTCTTATTGTGTTACCTGTTCAAGAACTGGCTGCTCAAGTTGCTGCAGtgtttagaaaatattgtacGAACACTGGACTTAAAGTAGCCTTGTTAAGTGGATCCATACCATGGCAGAAAGAACAACAACAAATACTTAGATATA CTGATACACATGGATGGATAAGTGAAGTAGATATTATTGTATGTACGGCAGGTAGATTAGTAGAGCACCTACAAAATACAGAAGGATTctcattaaaatacttaaaatttcTTGTAATAGATGAAGCTGACAGAATTATGGACAATATCCAAAATGATTGGTTGTATCACTTGTataaacacataaaactgGAAGGGCAtgcaacaaataaaattgcacATCTAAACTGGGATTTCATCTGTGATACAAAAGCACCACCACACAAGCTTTTATTTTCAGCAACATTATCTCCTGATCCAGAATTGTTAGAGCAGTGGGGCCTATTTCAGCCTAAACTATTTTCAGTTGCTCCTATATCAGACTCGTTAAATAAACTTCAAATCAAAAAGTATACAACACCAGATGAATTACAGGAACAGTTTGTATTGTGTTCCACTGAAGAAAAACCTCTTGTACTATATCATTTTCTAGTTGAACAAAAATGGGATAAAGTTCTGTGCTTCACAAATTCAGGTCAATCAGCTCATAGATTGACAgtgcttttaaataattgggcacagaatcaaataaaaatagcagAATTATCTGCATCATTAGATAGGTCATCAAGGGATAATGTTTTGAAGAAATTTAAGAAATGTGAAATTAATGT tatTATAAGCACTGACGCTTTAGCAAGAGGAATTGATATACCAGattgtaattatgtaatatcatATGATCCTCCTAAGAATATAAAGACCTATGTACATAGAATAGGACGAACTGGCAGAGCTGGTAACCTAGGGAATGCAGTTACTATCTTAGTTCAAAACCAAATGCAGATGTTTAAG GAAATACTACAATCCGGCGGCAAGGCGGAAATCCCACAAATAGAAGTTACATCAGACAAGTTAACACCTCTAATTGGTAGTTATCAGTTAGCTATTTCATCAACGAAACAGTCAATATAcgttgaaaataatacaaaggtTAAAAAATCCATTGAATTAAAGAGAGGAGCTAAAACAAAATCGCGAAAACGAAAACATAGCGAAAGCAAGAATACTAATTAA
- the LOC123693439 gene encoding uncharacterized protein LOC123693439 — protein sequence MKCNLKELALLSDKPCIMEGRLNYKKISGNYRNQTAYKERWFRLINNYLFYFKINEMGNFDTKTPAGVFVMENSSVQMEHGHHISFSFSISFIDEPDKRHIFAARSEDNVVQWVLKLRQCSYEYLRNQLHALQSKIYSITGKDPLLLVPRNDGACLWAPSVPFSTVPACTVNTSSFSCHLHTNGAFTLERSKSDVQAHRHLRSEYQNTAIFYTNNDLVNEPKTDNQGYSLEKSKTSILTASLNPIDISIFDNRPLYSRTAPSPPVRTKLSPSSRRNDMKKEINTFTEQGKILGQNSILDVAPIPPRRKISPKHSDETIAHSSNHSLNSSKETIDKPSEDLIQF from the exons ATGAAATGCAATCTAAAAGAACTCGCTCTTCTGAGCGACAAGCCTTGCATTATGGAAGGTAGactaaattacaaaaaaatatcaggAAATTATCGAAATCAAACAG cATACAAAGAAAGATGGTTTAGATTAATAAACaactacttattttattttaaaataaatgaaatgggAAATTTTGACACAAAAACCCCAGCCGGAGTTTTTGTCATGGAAAACTCATCCGTCCAAATGGAACATGGACATCACATTTCATTCTCATTCTCAATTTCTTTTAT tGATGAACCAGACAAGCGTCATATTTTTGCTGCTCGAAGTGAAGATAATGTGGTGCAATGGGTATTGAAGTTAAGACAGTGTTCATATGAGTACTTACGTAATCAGTTACATGCCCTTCAGTCAAAGATATATTCTATCACTGGCAAg GATCCCCTTCTTCTTGTTCCACGGAATGATGGTGCTTGTTTGTGGGCACCTTCGGTACCATTCTCTACGGTACCAGCTTGCACAGTTAACACTAGCTCCTTTAGCTGTCATCTTCATACCAATGGTGCATTTACTCTAGAAAGGAGTAAATCAGACGTCCAAGCTCATAGACATTTAAGATCTGAATATCAAAATAcagcaatattttatactaacaATGATCTAGTTAATGAACCAAAGACAGATAATCAAGGGTACTCTTTGGAAAAGAGCAAAACATCAATTTTAACAGCTAGTTTAAATCCCATTGATATATCTATTTTTGATAACAGACCTCTATACTCAAGGACTGCACCTAGTCCTCCTGTAAGAACAAAATTGTCACCAAGCAGCAGAAGAAATGATATGAAAAAGGAAATTAACACATTTACTGAGCAAGGAAAGATTTTAGGTCAAAACAGTATATTAGATGTAGCACCTATTCCCCCCAGGAGAAAGATTTCACCGAAACACAGTGATGAAACTATTGCTCATTCTAGTAACCATAGTTTAAATTCTAGCAAAGAGACAATAGATAAACCAAGTGAAGATCTTATCCAGttttag
- the LOC123693411 gene encoding KRAB-A domain-containing protein 2-like produces the protein MDLPIITPQPDTFKEKFESILAVYEQQNQGSQRKPWTSERISEVINNVRKARVSMVFKQVRTSMDYYWISKYDTMVIGNEDFLIFKRKSPDDPTVRIISTSEYFATLQEIHNACGHGGRDKMIHAIKSRYYIPRKAIEIFLDLCPTCETKKALPKKGIVTKPIVPQDFNMRGQVDLIDFQSCPDDEYKWLLHYEDDATKFVSLRPLKTKTEQEIAIELMKIFMIFGAPYILQSDNGREFTENIIEELTTIWPECKIVHGSPRHLQKQVEVSVERSKQDVDNMLRTWMNDNNSTNWSVGCHHVQYKKNVSFHHILGRSPYKALFGCNPKSGQNDLGTPISTLKQKKNNKTSSSARIQ, from the exons ATGGATTTACCTATTATTACGCCGCAGCCGGAtacttttaaagaaaaatttgaGTCGATACTGGCTGTATACGAACAACAAAATCAAG GATCCCAAAGAAAACCATGGACTTCCGAAAGAATTTCAGAGGTTATAAACAATGTTCGAAAGGCTAGGGTGTCCATGGTTTTTAAGCAAGTCAGGACATCTATGGATTATTACTGGATATCAAAGTACGATACTATGGTAATAGGTAacgaagattttttaatatttaaaaggaaATCTCCTGATGACCCGACGGTGCGTATAATATCTACTAGTGAATATTTTGCAACATTGCAAGAAATCCATAATGCATGCGGTCATGGTGGACGAGACAAAATGATACATGCTATCAAGTCAAGATATTATATACCAAGAAAAGCAATAGAAATATTTCTTGATCTTTGTCCTACCTGTGAAACGAAAAAGGCCTTACCCAAAAAAGGTATAGTAACAAAGCCAATTGTACCTCAGGATTTTAATATGCGAGGGCAGGTAGATTTGATAGACTTTCAGTCTTGTCCCGATGACGAGTACAAGTGGTTATTGCATTACGAAGACGATGCCACAAAATTCGTTAGCCTTCGGCCgcttaaaactaaaacagaACAGGAAATAGCAATAGagttaatgaaaatatttatgatttttggcGCACCTTACATCTTGCAATCTGATAACGGACGTGAATTCACGGAAAATATTATCGAAGAATTAACTACAATATGGCCTGAGTGTAAAATAGTTCATGGGAGCCCTAGGCATCTTCAGAAACAGGTAGAGGTCAGTGTAGAAAGAAGCAAGCAGGATGTCGACAATATGTTGAGGACGTGGATGAATGACAACAACTCGACAAATTGGTCTGTAGGATGCCATCAtgttcaatataaaaaaaatgtttcatttcATCACATACTTGGAAGATCTCCATACAAAGCTTTATTTGGCTGTAATCCCAAATCTGGACAAAATGATTTGGGTACACCTATTTCAACGTTAAAACAGAAGAAGAATAACAAAACCTCAAGCAGTGCAAGAATTCAGTAG